The Ostrinia nubilalis chromosome 17, ilOstNubi1.1, whole genome shotgun sequence genome contains a region encoding:
- the LOC135080118 gene encoding minor histocompatibility antigen H13 has protein sequence MADTATEIPLDIGDSVRESVKNATEKVPSSIEGIAIAYLSLVVMAILPIFFGSFRSVKYLKEQKESGEKHETMSNKDALMFPLIASCALFALYIFFQFFSKEYINLLLTGYFFFLGVLALSHLLSPIIAFMVPVSIPNVPYHIHFTRGAGDAKSDIVNYKFTSYDVICVLISLCLGAWYLLKKHWIANNLFGIAFAINGVELLHLNNVVTGCILLCGLFLYDIFWVFGTNVMVTVAKSFEAPIKLVFPQDILVNGLQADNFAMLGLGDIVVPGIFIALLLRFDKSLARGSELYFRCTFAAYVAGLLCTIAVMHAWRRAQPALLYLVPLCLATPLLLALLKGDLKALFNYEDQPAEKPDSKAAKKNE, from the exons ATGGCAGATACCGCTACTGAAATACCTTTAGATATTGGGGATAGTGTGCGGGAGTCTGTTAAAAATGCTACAGAGAAGGTGCCCTCGAGTATCGAGGGTATCGCTATTGCCTACCTGAGTTTAGTTGTTATGGCTATTTTGCCGATATTTTTCGGGTCTTTTAGATCAGTGAAATACCTGAAGGAGCAAAAG GAATCCGGCGAGAAGCATGAGACGATGTCGAACAAGGACGCGCTGATGTTCCCGCTGATCGCGTCATGCGCGCTGTTCGCGCTGTACATCTTCTTCCAGTTCTTCTCCAAGGAATACATCAACCTGCTGCTCACCGGctacttcttcttcctcggaGTGCTGGCCTTGAGCCATCTTCTGAG CCCGATCATCGCGTTCATGGTCCCGGTGTCGATTCCCAACGTGCCCTACCACATCCACTTCACGCGCGGAGCCGGCGACGCTAAGTCCGACATCGTGAATTACAAGTTCACGTCGTATGACGTCATCTGCGTTCTCATCTCGCTGTGCCTCGGCGCCTGGTATCTGCTGAAGAAG CACTGGATCGCCAACAACCTGTTCGGCATCGCGTTCGCAATCAACGGCGTGGAACTACTTCACCTGAACAACGTGGTGACAGGCTGCATCCTGCTGTGCGGACTGTTCCTCTACGACATCTTCTGGGTCTTCGGCACCAACGTCATGGTCACCGTCGCCAAGTCCTTCGAGGCGCCCATCAAAC TGGTGTTCCCCCAAGACATCCTGGTCAACGGCCTGCAGGCGGACAACTTTGCGATGCTCGGACTCGGCGACATCGTGGTACCGGGGATCTTCATCGCCCTGCTGCTTCGCTTCGACAAG agCCTGGCGCGTGGCTCCGAGCTCTATTTCCGCTGCACGTTCGCAGCATACGTAGCTGGTTTACTGTGCACCATCGCCGTAATGCACGCCTGGCGTCGCGCTCAGCCTGCCCTGCTGTACCTCGTGCCGCTGTGCCTGGCCACGCCTCTCCTGCTCGCGCTGCTCAAGGGCGACCTCAAGGCGCTGTTCAA cTACGAAGATCAACCCGCTGAGAAGCCCGACAGCAAGGCGGCCAAGAAGAACGAGTAA